A DNA window from Microcystis aeruginosa NIES-843 contains the following coding sequences:
- a CDS encoding YlxR family protein, translating into MNPFVNYRRCISCRLFAPKESFWRIVRLHPSGQIQLDQGMGRAAYICPQPNCLQLARQKNRLGRALKANIPETLYESLQERLGTAKQGRSNQD; encoded by the coding sequence ATGAACCCCTTCGTCAATTATCGACGCTGTATTAGCTGCCGTCTCTTCGCCCCGAAAGAATCCTTTTGGCGAATTGTCCGACTACACCCGTCCGGACAGATACAATTAGATCAAGGAATGGGAAGGGCTGCCTATATCTGTCCGCAACCTAATTGCCTGCAATTAGCCCGGCAAAAAAATCGTCTCGGACGGGCCCTAAAAGCCAATATTCCCGAAACGCTCTATGAATCCTTGCAAGAGCGCCTCGGGACTGCCAAGCAAGGTCGTTCAAATCAGGATTAA
- the nusA gene encoding transcription termination factor NusA — translation MATVNLPGLKIMLEEISQRHNLPKNAVQEALREALIKGYERYRRAQSLEKAAQFHEDYFNNFDVELDVEEEGFRILSTKTIVEEVTNPDHHIGLKEVQEVADEAQLGDEVVLDVTPDQKEFGRMAAIQTKQVLLQKLRDNQRKLIQEEFQDLEGTVLQARVVRFERQAAIVMVQSTYGQPEVEAELPKREQLPNDNYRANATFKVLLKKVLEGSHRGPQLIVSRAAAGLVVYLFANEVPEIEEEIVRIVAVAREANPPSRHVGSRTKIAVDTLERDVDPVGACIGARGSRIQAVVNELRGEKIDVIRWSPDPATYIANALSPARIDQVLFTNAEERQALVLVAQDQLSLAIGKEGQNVRLAARLTGWKIDIKDIVLYKGEQEVKTDETDPEAQDLDQE, via the coding sequence ATGGCTACTGTTAATTTGCCTGGTTTAAAAATAATGCTCGAAGAAATTAGCCAACGACATAATCTGCCCAAAAATGCCGTACAGGAGGCTTTGCGTGAAGCACTTATCAAGGGTTACGAACGTTATCGACGCGCCCAAAGTTTAGAAAAAGCTGCTCAATTCCATGAAGATTATTTCAATAACTTTGATGTGGAATTAGACGTAGAAGAAGAAGGCTTTCGCATCCTTTCTACTAAAACTATTGTCGAAGAAGTGACCAATCCCGACCATCACATCGGTCTCAAAGAAGTGCAAGAAGTGGCCGATGAGGCCCAGTTAGGGGATGAAGTAGTTCTTGATGTCACCCCCGACCAAAAAGAATTTGGTCGCATGGCGGCGATTCAAACTAAACAGGTTTTACTGCAAAAACTGCGGGATAACCAACGCAAATTGATTCAAGAGGAGTTCCAAGATCTGGAAGGAACGGTTTTACAGGCCCGGGTCGTCCGTTTTGAAAGACAGGCCGCTATTGTCATGGTACAAAGCACCTACGGTCAACCGGAAGTGGAAGCAGAACTACCCAAACGGGAACAGCTACCCAACGATAACTATCGCGCTAACGCCACCTTTAAAGTTCTGCTCAAAAAAGTCCTGGAAGGTTCTCACCGCGGCCCGCAATTAATCGTTTCCAGAGCGGCGGCGGGTTTGGTAGTATATTTGTTCGCCAACGAAGTTCCCGAAATCGAGGAGGAAATCGTGCGTATTGTCGCCGTCGCCCGGGAAGCCAATCCCCCCTCCCGTCACGTTGGTTCGCGGACAAAAATCGCCGTCGATACCTTAGAGAGAGACGTGGATCCGGTTGGGGCTTGTATTGGGGCTAGAGGTTCCAGGATTCAAGCCGTGGTTAACGAATTGCGGGGGGAAAAAATCGACGTGATTCGCTGGTCTCCAGATCCCGCCACCTACATCGCCAATGCCCTTAGTCCCGCCCGTATCGACCAAGTTTTGTTCACTAATGCCGAAGAAAGACAAGCATTGGTACTGGTGGCACAGGATCAATTAAGTTTAGCGATTGGCAAAGAAGGGCAGAACGTGCGTCTAGCCGCCCGTCTGACGGGCTGGAAAATCGATATTAAGGATATAGTCCTCTATAAAGGCGAACAAGAGGTAAAAACCGATGAAACCGACCCAGAAGCGCAGGATTTAGACCAAGAATGA